The Leptospira montravelensis nucleotide sequence CTTGGGCCTTTGTATAGGCTTGGCGATCTCTAGTTCCAAAAGTTTGTACTGTCAATCTATGTTCAGTGTTAATATCCCAAATGAGTTTCCATTGGTAGTCTTGGTATTCAGCAAATTTTGCATCTTCAGGAATTCCTTGGGGATAGGCTTGCAATAAAACTACGTTAGGATAATTTTTGCGGCCAGAACTGATCATGGCAAGTCCTGGTAGAATTTTGGATTGGTTATAAACATCTGATAAAAACAAATTGGTATTGATGACAGTTTTATTTTCATCCACCCGATCTGTACCTTCAATGGCAATAATTCCTCCAGTCGCATAACCATATTTAGCTGGAAATGCTCCTGAAAATACATCAAAAGACTTAATTAGGTTATTATTTAAAACAGAAGATTGGTTTCCTAAATGAAAGGGATAAGGAAGAGGAAATCCATCAAAGTAATATTGATTTTGTCTTGTACCGCCCCCTCGTAAAGATAGGTCCCCTCTTTCACTATTGCTATAAGGATTTCCAGTGAGTAAATTAGATCCAATGTTTGTAAATACAGATGGTAAAATTCCTACGGGGGCCCCAATCACAACACCAGGAACCGTTTGTAGTGCTTTCAAGGAATCACCGGAAACTCCAGGAAGGCGTTTGATTTCATCTTGAACAAGTCCATACCGAGAAAGCGGAGTTTTATCCCTCTCCCCACTCACCAAAATTCCTGCTAAGTTGGATTCGGATATGGTGACAAGGATTACTTGGCCTTTAAACCGGACTTCGCGAAACACTGATTCTGTTTTATCAGCGGTCGAAATTTTGATTTCATAATATCCAGGTTCGGGAAATCGAAGTTTGGCGATACCTTCCTCGTTAGATATGGCACTAGTCTTCCCTTTTTTAGAAATGACCACGGCGTTGTTTACTGGTTTTCCGGAATTGGATTTTACAATTTGAAATATAACTTCTATATTGCCTTCTGCATAACTTGGCAAAACCCAAACAAAAGTTAGAAGAAAGCTGAATAATTGTAACCAATATTGTTTCATTTAGGATTTGGAATTAAACATTCTGCAATACGATAAAGTTCATCCAATGATCTTTTATCATCAAGCAAACGGAAACCTTGCAAAACCCCCTCATAAACATAAAATAATTGTTTGGCGAGTAGTCGACAATCAACTTTAGAATTTAAGTGACCGTTCCCAACCGACTCTTCCAGATACTCTGCTAAACAATCGATATTCCTGTTGGTAATTTCTTCAATTTCTTTCCAAATTTCCAAGTCATTTGTAGTCATTTGCGCTCAAAAATTTGCCATCCCACACCCATAAAGTTGGAATTTCCTTGTTACTCTCTAAAGAATTCGCACCTTGGCCTTTATAAAACCTAATGAATTTGGATTTCTTTAGATAAAAAGTGATTTTGGGATTGAGCATTGGGTATCCGAATCCAGATTCAGAACTTAACAGGTTTCATACACCCAGGGAATCCGCCGAAGATTTAATTCATTTCTATTGAAAAAGGATTTCTGATTCCTAAAATTTAGTATATGCTGGTCTAACCAAAAAATTCAAATAGCAGGTCAGTATGTATTCAAAATCATTCTGGAATGAACGTTATGCGAGCGAAGAATATGTCTATGGCAAAGATCCAAACGATTTTTTACGTACTCGGTTACCAAATTTAAAAAAAGGAAGAATCCTTTTTCCATGCGAAGGGGAAGGACGAAATGCTGTTTTTGCTGCAGGCCTTGGTTGGGATGTTTTTGCCTTTGACCAGTCAGAATCTGGAAAAGAAAAAGCTACAGCTCTTGCAAAAGAAAAAAACGTAAGTTTTCATTATGAAATTTCAGATGCTTTGAATTATCCTTATGCACCCGACCAAATGGATATGGTCGCATTAATCTACTGTCATTTTCACAAATCCATTCGCACTACCATTCATAGGAATTGTGTTCGTACATTAAAACCAGGTGGTATCTTGTTATTGGAAGCTTTTTCTCCTGACCAATTACAATATACATCAGGTGGTCCGAAAGATCCTGATATGCTTTACCATTTAAAAGATTTGCGGATGGATTTTTCGGAAATGAATGTTGAATACGAAGAAGCCTTGGAAATTGAACTGAATGAAAGTCCGTTCCATAGAGGAAAGGCCTCCATTGTAAGATTGGTTTTACGGAAAATTTAAGTTAGTTTTTTCTTTCAAGTTTAGAAATCCATGATTCTCTTTTTCCGAAAGAAGGGGAAAAGCTTCATGAAATTTTGCATTTCGGTTTTAATGGGAATTAGTTTCTTTTTACAATGTTCGTTTGGTCAAAAAGTTAAGTATGCCGAACTGAAACAATCTTACCCGAAAGTCAACTGGGATGCGCGTAGAACCGAAGCCGTCAAACTTTTGTCCGATCTATTGAAGATCCCTTCTGTGCGTGGAAACGAAATCCAAGTGGCCAAGTACATCCAAGCCGTCCTCACAAAAGAAGGAATTCCTTCTCGATTTGTTTTTGATCCCAAACACCCCACAAGACCAAACTTAATTGCGGAATTACCTGCTACAGTTCCCAATCCGGAACCAGGGATCATCCTCGCCAATCATTTGGATACAGTCGAATTTGATTCTCGCGAATGGAAAATGGCACCTCTATCCGGTAATGTAAGCGAAGGCAGAGTTTGGGGACGAGGGGCCATTGATATGAAAGGAATGGCAGTTATGGAATTACTCGCCTTTCTGGAAATCAAACGATCGGGAATTCCAAGAACTAGAAAAATTATGTATTTGGCTTTGGCCGATGAAGAATCCGGTTCCGAGTTAGGTGGAAAGTATATGACTTCAAAACAAAAACAAGTTTTTGAAGGATATGAATACGCCATCAATGAAGGTGGAGTTGCCACAAGAGACATTGTGATTCCTGGTTCCACTATCTTTAACATTCAATATGCGGAAAAAGGGAACATTTGGTTAAGAGCAAAAATTAAAGGAACTAGCGGTCATGGGTCCTCACCTCCTACACAATATCCAGCTTTATCCTTAATTCAATTTTTTAATGAAGTGAGAGAACTCGAATCTGAAATTCGCATAACAGAAGAAACCGATGCTTTCTTTTACCAACTAGGGACTATCAGTTCTTTTCCAAAATCTTTCTTTTTAAAAAATGCAAGAAATCCACTCATTAAACCTTTATTACATGGAACCATTCGAAGCAATCGCCACCTGACGGCAATGACAACCAATACAAAATCCATTACCGGATTTCGTACCACAGAAGGGGAAGGTGGAGAAAATGTGATAGCAGGAGAAGCAACAGGAAGATTGGATATCCGCACACTTCCTGGAGTTGATATTGAGGAATTTGCCAATAAGGTAAAAACCATTGCTGCCAAATACAATGCAGAAATAACATTTACCGACATCAATCCCACAGATGTATCTCCCATCAATACACGTTTTTTTAGCACTTTGGCGGCTGTTTCTGTAAATAAATTTCCAAATAGTACAGTGACCCCTTTCCTTTCTCCTGGAAAAACAGACAATTCCTATTTAAGACGGGTGGGAATCAAAGCTTACGGTCTTATTCCCGCAGTATTGAAATCGGAAGACATCGATGGAATGCACGGAAAAAATGAAAACATGACGGTTGATAATTTGGAACTTGGGACTAAGATTCTTTTTGAGACTTTAGTAGAGATGAATCAGTAAGGGAAGTGACTTGTAAAGGATGGAGGATGGCACTGACTCTGATCAGGGTGAGTGCCAGAGAATATTTCTAGGAGCTGTTAGGTGAAGTCTTTGTCGTTATTGGTAAATGTATTGCAACTCAAGAGCTTTTAGCATCTTTTTATCAAGAGTCCAAAGTTTTAAATTTCTCATTTTAGTTTCGTAAATTAATATTGAATCAATAATTCCGATACCATATCCAAAATGTTTTTTTTCAAAAGAGAGACTTCCGGCTTTAATGAAAGCCCCATTAGAGAAAACATTATTTAAATTTTCCCAATAATCTAAAACGAACTCATGCTCAGTTTTATTTTTGCAACCTTGTAAAATTTCTCCAAAAACAACTTCATGGGCTATGACTTCGGAAGCTTCAATAAGTCCTGTTAATTTAGAAAAATAAGGTTCTTTTCCTCTGAAAAATTCAATCCAAACAGAAGTATCTACTAAAATCATTGTAGTCTATTAGTTTTCCTAACTTTTTCAGCTGAGAAATTAATAGCAAATTCAAGAGGTTTTTTTCTTAATTTTTCATTCAGCTTTTTTACTTTGGCAAGCTTTACCCATTCGGAAAGGGCCTTTTGCAGGGAATCTGTAATATTTTTACCTTCAGTATATTTTTGAACTTCTGTAATTAAATCATCAGGGAGAATTGCAGTTACTTTCATACGATAAAGAATACGATCAATTATCGTATTTGTCAAAATCTTTTTTTGTCATTTATTTAAATTGTCACATACAATTCGCATAACAAAAAAGCTGTTATGCAATAACATTAATAGAATCTAGCAAAAAAGATTAAAATTGTTATGACAAAAAGAATATAAAAAGACAAAGTGATTGCCGATTTTATTAATTTTTTATTAAGTAAAATGAATTTTGGATTTCTAAGGATAATTTCGCTTAAATCCGCTGGCATTCCATTTGATATTGTGAATATTTTTTTTAACCACAAGAAGCAATAATATATTGTTTTGATAAAAAGAAAAAGAAATACCAAAATTGAAATAATAATTAAAATAGCCAAGTTGATTAAGAATTATAAAAAGATAGGTTCAAATAAATTAAATATTTAAAACTATAGCCACCAGGGTTTTTGGCTAGATTTATTTTTGCATTTATCTTCATACAACTTTGCACAGTATGCAACAATTGCTTTATCTTCCTCAGTCGGATTCTTTTTTAACTGATATAAGAAAAAACAATCAGTAAAAAATGAGTCATTTTGCCTTTGCTCATCTTTACAAACGTATTTTTCACTCAATCCTGGACCATAACAATGTAGGTTTAGCGTCGCAATTAATAACAGAATATATTTCATCATACTTTCTCGAGATATTATATATTAGTATTATTTTCTAATAAAGAATTTTGTTTTGATTTTTGAAAATTTTGCTATTTTAAAACTCAATCAAAATCTATTGCTTCTGAATCAAAAATTCTAAATATAAAGGAATTATCACAAATTATTTCCTCTCTTCCGCTTTGTTTTGAGCGTATGCACATTGAAGATTAAGTAAAATCAAAATAATTGCTATTTTTTCCTATATTTGTCTAAAAGATTTTTTCTTTTTCGCATAACGAACTAGTCTTGATGACGTAGGCTGACCCTGAATCTCGAAACAGAACGTTAGGACTGCCACGTAGTTTGCGGATGCAAACTGGTGACAGAAAGCCAATGTCGCAGACCGAGCGAGGCCGTAAGTGCCGAAGCGAAACGTTAAGGAGCTGTTAAGCGAAGTAAATTATGATACAATTAAGCGCATAGGAAATTAATAAGAATTGAAATAGATCCTATTAATAAGTTTGGATATATAATTAATTTTAACATTATTTCTTGGGAATATTTTAGATTATTTGATTTGAAAATTTTTACTAAATATCCTAAGTAAAGTAGTGTAATCCCCATTATAATAAGAAAATAAACAAATAGTTCCATAAAAGAATCTAAAAGTTTTTCTTTTGTTGCATAGCTTATTGATATGATGATGAGAGTTACAATTAGAAAATCAAATACGTTTGTAATCCAAAGAAGTACTTTTTTTATAATGGGAAGCTCGGGTTTACCTAGTATTTTAGTTTTAATTCTGTATGAAAAAAGTATAATCCATATCGGGAGCAAAAAGAGTATATTTAAAATTGGGAAAAAATCTGTAAGATTTAAATGGGATAAAAACATATTTTTTTTAATTATAATTCATAATTTCGAATTTTCGGAAAGTATTTATAGATTTTTTTAAAATATAAGTAAATCTGCATTTACTGTTCAGCTTTTGTTTTATTGCAAATGTCAATATGCTCGATTACAA carries:
- a CDS encoding TetR family transcriptional regulator C-terminal domain-containing protein yields the protein MTTNDLEIWKEIEEITNRNIDCLAEYLEESVGNGHLNSKVDCRLLAKQLFYVYEGVLQGFRLLDDKRSLDELYRIAECLIPNPK
- a CDS encoding class I SAM-dependent methyltransferase, producing MYSKSFWNERYASEEYVYGKDPNDFLRTRLPNLKKGRILFPCEGEGRNAVFAAGLGWDVFAFDQSESGKEKATALAKEKNVSFHYEISDALNYPYAPDQMDMVALIYCHFHKSIRTTIHRNCVRTLKPGGILLLEAFSPDQLQYTSGGPKDPDMLYHLKDLRMDFSEMNVEYEEALEIELNESPFHRGKASIVRLVLRKI
- a CDS encoding M20/M25/M40 family metallo-hydrolase encodes the protein MKFCISVLMGISFFLQCSFGQKVKYAELKQSYPKVNWDARRTEAVKLLSDLLKIPSVRGNEIQVAKYIQAVLTKEGIPSRFVFDPKHPTRPNLIAELPATVPNPEPGIILANHLDTVEFDSREWKMAPLSGNVSEGRVWGRGAIDMKGMAVMELLAFLEIKRSGIPRTRKIMYLALADEESGSELGGKYMTSKQKQVFEGYEYAINEGGVATRDIVIPGSTIFNIQYAEKGNIWLRAKIKGTSGHGSSPPTQYPALSLIQFFNEVRELESEIRITEETDAFFYQLGTISSFPKSFFLKNARNPLIKPLLHGTIRSNRHLTAMTTNTKSITGFRTTEGEGGENVIAGEATGRLDIRTLPGVDIEEFANKVKTIAAKYNAEITFTDINPTDVSPINTRFFSTLAAVSVNKFPNSTVTPFLSPGKTDNSYLRRVGIKAYGLIPAVLKSEDIDGMHGKNENMTVDNLELGTKILFETLVEMNQ
- a CDS encoding PIN domain-containing protein; this translates as MILVDTSVWIEFFRGKEPYFSKLTGLIEASEVIAHEVVFGEILQGCKNKTEHEFVLDYWENLNNVFSNGAFIKAGSLSFEKKHFGYGIGIIDSILIYETKMRNLKLWTLDKKMLKALELQYIYQ